TGTCTgtcttttatttgacatatCAAATGCCACACATGCAATTGATGCCTGTCTTCTACTTGACATATCACATGCCACACATGCAACTGATATCTGTCTTCTACTTGACATATCACACGCCACACATGCAACTGACGCCTGCCGTCTTTTTGACAGATCAAATGCCACACAGGCAGCTGATGCATGTCTTCTACTTGGCAGATCGATTGCCACACATGCAACTGATCCCTGTCTTCTACTTGACAGATCAAATACAACTCATGCAACAAATGTCTGTCTTCTATTTGACATATCAAATGCCACACATGCAACTGATGCCTGTCGTCTACTTGACAGATCAAATGCCACTCATGCAACTAATATCTGTAGTCTTCTTGACAGATCAATTGCCACACATGCAACTGATATCTGTCGTCGTCTTGACATATCACATGCCACACATGCAACTGATGCCTGTCGTTTACTAAACAGATCAAATGCCACACATGAAACTAATGCATGTTCTCTTCTTGACATATCAAATGCCACACATGAAACTGATGCATGTCGTATACTCGGCATATCAAATGCCACTTAGGCTACTTATGTCTATCTTCTACTTGATATATCACATGCCACTCATGCAAATGATGCCTGTCGTCTATTTGACAGATCGAATATCACACATGTAACTGATGTATATCGTCTACTTGGCATATCAAATGACACTCATGCAACTGATGTCTGTTTTCTATTTGACATATCAAATGTCACACATGCAATTGATGCATGTCGTCTACTTGACAGATCACATGCCACTCATGCAACTGATGCCAGTCGTTTTCTTGACAGAACAAATGCCACTGATGAAACTAATGCCTGTCGTATACTTGATAGGTCAAATGCCACACATGCAACTGATGTCTGTCGTCCTCTTGACTTATCACATGCTACTCATGCAACTGATGTCTGTTTTCTATTTGTTAGATCAAATGCCACACACACAACTAATGTATGTCTTCAATTTGATAAGATCAAACGCCACACATGCAACTAATGTCAGTTTTCTACTTGACAGATCAAATGCCACACGTGCAACTGATGCATGTCGTCTACTTGCCATATCAAATGTTACACATGCAACTGATGCCTGTCGTCTACTTGACAGATCAAATGACACACATGCAACTAATGCCTGTCGTCTACTTGACAGATCAAATGCAACACATGCAAGTGATGTCTGTCGTCTACTTGACATATCAAATGCCACACATGCAACTGATGCATGTCGTCTACATGACAGATCACATACCACTCATGCAATTAATGTCTgtcttttatttgacatatCAAATGCCACTCATGCAACTGATGCCTGTCTTCTACTTGACAGATCAAGTGCCACACATGCAACTGATGCCTGTCGTCCACTTGACAGATCAAATGCCACACATGCAACTGATGCCTGTCGTCTACTTAACAGATCAAATGCCACACATGCAACTAATGCCTGTCTTCTACTTGTTAGATCAAACGCTGCCCATGCAACTTAAGTTTGTCATCGTCTTGACAGATCAATGAACGTCCATGTAACTGATGTCTGCCCGCTTCATGATAGATCACATTCCGTCTATGACTGATTCCTTTCTGTTTTTGACCGATCACATGCCACCACTGCAGCATTTGTCTATCCTTCCACTTACGTCTGCTGCAAGTAAAACTGGTGTATTATATCGCAACCGGctaaacatacattgtattttagTGTAAGaattaaatgcatatatcaacCTCGTCAAAATCGGTTTTGCATTTGCAAGTTCGGTAACCGGTCTCAAGTCCATAGTTCACTTGTTTTGCTTTTGATTTATCTTATGCCAttatacattgttatatttagCCAAGCATTATATAGAAGACAATCCAACGttgtattcttattttcaatttatttgagaatatgttataataacaaaacgAGTAGACTCTTGCCATAAATTTTAatctatttgaaatattttgtttaaattgcacttttttattttaattatagtaTCGGTTTTAAACAGTTGACCTAGAAATAAATtgatttgataatttaaatatattgaaaacaacttaacattattcatataataatgATAGTATACATTAATTTCACAAATCCATAGCCAAAATCAATGATATATGTACCATGTGCTACATATTTGATTTTCTAATCTCCCATCTCCTGAATAAAATTACCGGTGAAACATTTGGTTAGTAATTGGATATTGATCAAATTATTGCATGTCTGTAATTACATGTCATGCATTATGAGTTAAATGCTAGACAATTTGACCATTAAACTGTCCTTCATGTAACttaaactgttaaaattttACCTAACAAGTCTTTGTGATTAGGTCTGTTTTAACAGTCAACCAGGGAAGTAactcaataatattttaacagtagTTTTATACATCAATTTTCACAAATCCATAGCCAAAATCAATGGTATATGTATCATGTGCTACGGATTTGATTTTCTCATCTCCAATCTCCTGAATAAAATTACGGTGAAACATTTGGTTAGTAATTGGATATTGATCAAATTAATGCATACCTATGGTAACATGTAATACATTATGAATTAAATGTTAGATTATTTGCCCATTATACTGCCCTTCATGTAACTAATACTGTCAAAATTTATCTAACAAGTCTTGGCGCATAGGGTCTGTTTTAACAGTCAACTAGGGGAGTTACTCagtaataattgaaaaataatttcaagtgCCAACTTAACTGCACATTGGcctattatattattttaagtaatgttaaacattattaatttcaattaaatttatgtCATGCTACAAAGCACTAAAAGACGTATCGGTTATTTTTTCTCTGTCCTGGATTGCCGGTCTTGGGCAAATTGTTTTCACTATTGACCGACCATCCATTCAATTATTGCCAGTTGCTTATCTTTTCTTTACTGACTGTTTAGGATAATATATGAGGATATACCAATGTTTTATCTATCTGTCTGAAGTGGTATTCAATAGTCGACTTcttatgataaaatgatattatggtcatacatcatagacttcattcactctaatccgattagctacatcgttcttacaTCCAATTAGGGTCAATATGGAATAACTGCCATGTAGTTAATAAACCTTTTGaccaatgaaaacactttaaaatgGCAATGACTGAAACCTGTCAAAACGTGTGTTTGTGTTTACATCtcaaaaatgaattgtcaaaACTTATCTAGTAAAGCCCTggcctttttaattttttgcacaTTATTTGCATACTTGGAAGcctatattaatataatgccATTTTCTGTTAAGTATATGCGTCAAGTTCTGAATTCAATGATTGAAAATATAAGACacctgaaaaaaaatacagagaAACTACAAAATGAGAAGTAACTAACCTTCTAAATACCATCTTATATTAAAGCTAAGagattaatgtaaaaaaaaaatattttaatctttttcaacttttaaatattaagaactttcaactgtttgaaaaataaatcgaAAATTGCGGAAATTGgaagttgttaaaaatatatcaaacggTTAAGGTGCACGATGTGTAATAATACAGGTTCAGCTATATTCTATATGAATAGACATTTAAAGATCATGTGAACGATTGCAGAAAGTAGTCATGTGGGGGAAACAAAATGCAGCAATAAGTCGGATTTAATGTTGCCTGAGTGATTAATTTGCTGTAGAAAAGTCAAAAGAAGCAAGGTATAATGTGGCATAAAGCAATACTTCAACAGGTCAGGCAGTCGCACATATGGCATGTGGCAATACATTACCAGTACAGGGCAGTCAGACAGATGGCATGTAGCAATACCTTACCAGGTCAGGGCAGTCACACAAATGGCATGTAACAATATTTTTCCAGAACAAGGCAGTCACACAGATGGCCTGTAGCATTACTTTACTAGGTCAGGAAAGTTACAAAGATGGCCTGAAGCAATACTTGACCAGGTCAGGGCAGTCACACAGATGGCCTGTAGCAATACTCATCCAGGTCAGAGTAGGCACACAGATGCTCTGAAGCAATACTTAGCCAGGTCAGAGCAGTCACACAGATGCCCTGAAGCAATATTTAGCCAGGTCAGAGCAGTCACACAGATGACCTGTAACATTACTTCACCTGGTCAGAGCAGTCATACGAATGGCATCTAGGAATACTTTCCCATGTCAAGGCAGGCATACTGATGGTATTTAGCAATACTTTACCAGGCCAAGGCAGTCTTCGGATGGAATCTAGCAATACGTTACCAGGTCAAGGCAGTCATACAGATGGCATCTAGCAATACTTGACCAGGTTAGGACAGTCATACGGATGGCATCTAGCAATACTTTATCAGGTTAGGACAGGCATACGGATGGCATCTAGCAATACTTTACCAGGTCAGGGCAGTCATACGGATGGCATCTAGCAATACTTTACTAGGTCAAGGCAGTCATACGGATGGCATTTAGTAATACTTTACCACGTCAGGGCAATCATACGGGTGGCATCTAGTTATACTTCAATTGCTTATATGTTTATCTGATACCAActagtttaatatatatataatattttcacctcaactttcattcattaaatggaCTGCCTTTCGACAttatttatgatttatcatGTAATTGTTACTATTGTGTCAGCGGGCTTGaagaattttaacattatagaaagtgttaatctatgaaatgttaaatgaattgttgtcattagtgtttcaattttacattttgaaattatttgaagtgATAAAAAATGCCATGTTATTGTGACTTAATTTGATGAACagtttccggttacggtcgggtcgttcttTTTACAGAAAGGGTGAGAaagaatgggtgagaaagaatTACTGTTATTACTGTATGGTTATCTTAAATGAGACgaagtatttatttaacaattattgaatcaattaatgaactattggcgtaaatataagtaatgaaatacgggattgatatcattatcggggatatgaaggCAGTTGGGATGGTgtaagtacgcgtggagtcctttggtttaaccagcccaactgcgttcataccccgataatgacaacactcccgcaattcattcattaaataaatacatttaatatatcaacCCTCCCCATGTCTTCATTTATAACCTTTTTACCCCTTAATGACCATGCATGTGTGGTGAATTTAATTATATgatcataatattattaaaaaaagaaatggcaTTTATTCTAAACATAGATGCCATTTTCTTTTGATTCGACAGATTTATCACTTAACTCTTataatcatttttgttaaaacctCTATAACCATGGCTTCGATAAAGTAGTCAAGGCCAAAATGGAGCCGATTTCCATGCAGGGACAACCCCTTGCACTTTTCTGCGGCCATCTttgtaaaacattcaataacacAATTTGGAGGCGGATCTAGCCAACTTAGTTCGACAACCGAATTCTCCATTTAACACTATACGGGCTGTCGTACCCGGCACACAAAATCTTAAACCAAAACGCTCACGTTTTGATATAATGTGACGCGAACCAATCCATGGTATATCTTCCAATGTTACATCGCAAGAAATTGATCACTGACCgattatataaatttacaaatcTCATAAAAACATCTACGTTTTTTACCCTTGGTACTCATtctacaataaaaacaatggtttttgtCTCACAAATGTATTGAATATCAAGACATATATAATGGTACCTGAAttcagtatatatttttttgttatcacAATTAACAATAACTCCCGCAAAAACCTGCAAAAATACTAAGCATGACTCAGCGCACTGCTTCTTACTCTCGCCAGGTAGAACTCTACCTGTTCATTTTCTGAACATGATCCATGAACTTGTGAATCCTCAACTAACTCGTTTCCGGAAACTCTGTACACGAAGGCTCACTTCCGGGAGCTTGTCTGAAATACTCAACCGGTCTCCTTCTGACTGAGTTAACCTTTCTTACCTCATGGAGCCATGCTCAATTCAACGAAATTAAAAGCTTGTGGCCATGACCAATAGCATACACGTATGTTGTCAAAAGGTCACTTCCTCTCCTCCGTGAGCAAATCGTTGCAGACATTGGCGATGAGGACATCGTACTCCGTTGCGTCAACTTCCGTCTTTGCTACCATATCGTTGATGCGTCCCAGACGATATCATGTTGAAACTTGATCtatgtatatacaaaataaggCGGTCGGTTGGTTTCCGAACGGCTACACTTAcatgttgtttgtatgttgatgtttcatcacaatatcgaAATGAGATGTGAGGGAAATGGCCTTCATGAATAGGACCTTAATAATACGTGCTTTCAAAAAtcttgatgtaaacaatgatttatacCTATCAAATAGCCACCTTCAATGATAttctcattttttctttaacatgTATGACCATCCAAGATCATTTGAAGATTTCCCACTTTTCTTTGCTATCATCCCGCTGATGCTTCACGATAACTTCCAGTCAATGGTTTGCATAACTTCCTTCATCTTCACTTCAATTTGTTATGAATTAAATTTGACATTTCGGACGACACAATTATCAAGCAATACTGTGATAAATGTTGACTACGCTGTCGAGTACAGAACTGGCGAAAAGCGCATAGAACCAGATAAATATCTGATTAAACATTGACCAATGGCTATTGGTCATCTGAAAATAACATTCCGTATCATGACATCCAAGATAGCTTATAGTAGCTGTCCAGGCGGATTACAAGTCATGATACAGGTCGTCAGAGCGTTCTGTGGTACAATTTCTTTCTTatgtgtttcttttgtttttctccATCTTATAACGCACTGTCTTTAGCTTAAACTAACGAAAATGTTCTTCCAAAAATGGAATATGTAAATCGCATCAATAATGTagtgcatttatttattcaatataaacacaattcagCAATTGTATACTGTCAAAATTCTTCTTTTTGATAATCTagataatatatgtttttgaataGTACGATTATATTGTAAAAACCTTGAATAAACGTCGAAGTGTAAACGGTTTTACTCAACACATGCTTTGATGCTGAAACGAGTTTGGAAAAAGAAACAAGTGCGATAccgtttattttaaaatataccaatgCAGTTTATGGTTAATGAGTAAAATACTGAAGTTCGTTCAAAATAGATGATAGATAATCAAAATCGATAATCGCAAGTTGTAGCGCTAATTAATGATTATTCCTTTATATGTGTCAATCTCGCCATCACTAGAACTAACTTTACCTTTTGCATGACAACGACACCGACAACGACGCCAAAGCTTTTGTTACTATAGTTGAAAATTATATAGTTCTGAGATTGTTTATACCTATCTCAGCCCTGGGAGccttacataaaaaatattctgatCAATTCATTCCAAGATGATTTTTTAAGCAGAAATGCTGAACTGATAATAATCTCTCCTATGAGCGATATCCTTAAGCCTGgtttcataaaacaattaagttgtaaaactttaaaaagaagaagaaaaaaacccaaaacacCTTTGGCCTAACAAAAGTCATCTTCagcatacaataaaataattacatacatggtatttgttgatttattaccAGCTAGAGATGTGACAGTGTTTATATACGTTGGATAACACATAAATTAATAAAGtagtttgtttattattgtgacaAGTGCaattcaaacataataaatcatatttacaaaaGGTTGCTCCCGACCCGATTCTTCTATATGTCACCAAAGCTGAGAATTCTTCGTCTATACAGTACATAcatataatttgcattatatactATCAAATCAAAAGATATATCCAATATAAACAGTTGTAAGTACATGTTAATACTAGATACtgttattataaacattctgaTATCATTTCTTCAAATGAGGTTTTTAGGAAcggtttatttaatattatttattgaacataACTATTAGGTATGTACTTCATTGTATTGATTGTATGCACACCGTTGGGCGTATTACAAGATTATGCCTATAGATATCCAGGTAGCAtatgtttgcttaatcaaaaACAGACCTAAAGGCACAGACATGCAGATAAACACAGTATTAAACCATTTAGACTTGAAATGCATTCTGTGATTTCATCCTGGTTAAACTTGATGAATTATTATTTAGGGTATTGTGCATTCTAAAAgcatattaaaaataagtaaattgtTCAAGGTTTTAGTACATATGAGTAACTGATTTgatgacattttgtttttataaatcttaaaacatatttacctTTTGTGTGTTATGTCCCTTTAAATACGTTTGTATTTAAACGATTTAAAATACCGCGGATCACAATTGCTTTTGTATTTTAGCAGAAAGGTATCTTTGCAAACATTCGAAATGGGATTTGAAAATTTTGTGCTTTTGGcgtttgtcaatatttttgtcatgCCGTCTTTGACAACAGCTATGTGCGATACTGGAATGCCGGTTTCAAGCTTGAAGCTTCCACGGGGGATGCATATTGATGCATTAAACGCGCAAGTAAATACTTTTACTGATTTATTTCAgccgtttatttatttttcattttaaagatttgttgttatgttttgattaaataattCGGTATTGCATTCTTATTGGcgtatatacatattattgcGAATAGCGTGAACACTagaattaatttataaatatgtgattATGTTTCCTATAGGATTATAGATTATTCACACAGCAAAACAACTTATACATATTCACCTATTGAGTATAAACGTTATAGTGCAGACATTCGGAAATCGTATTTATGTTTCTTGAATTCCATGAACCGTTTTCCATAAAGCATATTATCTAACAAGAAGGCAACAATtgtaattgtagaaaaaaaatatttgcgttttttATACGGAGGCCTTTAACATAGAggtgaaatgtttgaattttgttCATCTCATTGGCACAACATACTAACTCGTTCCTTACGATTTAGTTGTCTCTAAGGCGTCACCACAACATACTTAGTCGTGGGAACGAGATAGTAAGTCATGGCAACCATTTGTACTCAAGACTTGCTTTGTTTGTTTACCTACCTGatattgtttttctgttttactATTTCCACTTACCAGTTATATGTGATACAAGACATTCACAGTGTGGATTTCGGTTGTTCTGCTATTATCAGACTTGCGATAAAGATGCTTAACGCCTTATTCACTTTTAATTAAGATGTTAATTTGCTTTTACTTTGTCCCGCTAACTACCATGAAAATACCGTTCCTACATTATCTTTGTCATTCTCTCTTTCTTAAGCTTTTACTGTCGTTGATTGTATCTGAATTATAGTGTATTTGAATGTTAAGATAAATTTACGTGAACAAGACGTTTAGTATATACGCATTTACCGAAACATGATTGACTGTTTGAATTGACCCATCTGAGTTGGTATTTACATTTCTTTCAGAAGAGACTGACCAAATCACACACCTTGCgctatcattgttttcataaagtttgacaattatgtataatttcaattggATGTCGAAGTTAGCGACATGGAATATATTTGGTTCGAATGAAGTAATAAATGACAGACGTCTTCTGTTTGGTATATTATACAGACCACCAAATTCAATTCATATGTTCATCAATGCATTAACAACTCAATATCTCTGGTGGTTGatactgttataaatatatagtcATCGCACGTCAGGCATCTTTTGCCGACAATGCAACTTATTACACgatatctaaataataattttatatccgAGTCTCTCGACTTATTCCTACTAGCATCATCAGAAATTAAGGTAGACTGTGGTGTTATGGAACTTTTTTACGATATGTTAGTCCGTTATCATTGTCCTATTCATTGCATCTGACgattcaatataaattttgaaatgttcataaGATGACTATGACGATACACGTGTTTCATCTTCGCGCAAATACTCATTATATAATTGTAGCAACAACTTAACCCCATTTCAGTGAAGTTTTGTTCCAATGGACTCCATTGTTATTTAGAGTGTATAATTCTACCACTCGTTCTGACTTACTATAAGCAAGGAAGTTGGGTTCCGTAACATACCTCAGGCATTTGATCAGGTATCGCatgatgtttttcttttcaagCTTTGGGAAAGAGGCATTTCTTGATCTCTAATCTTTTTTCTCAGTAAACGAAAACAGTGCGGTGTCTGGCACTATGTCtgatacaatatatatgcaGGAGTTTCTCAAAGTTCAATTATTGAACCTTAACACTCTTCCGTTTCTACACTCATAGTATTGTTCgtgataaaattattataacCAATAAAGCTTCTTCCAGTTGACACTTCATTATACATCATTGTCGACGTCCCTGTAATCGGTACCCAGAAACTACTCGATTGCATGGAACAGATCCACATGTGGGCTGAAACgtgttttgtttcattcaatgaagaaaaacaaaaacgaatCACTTTTCCCATCTCGAACATAATCACACAATTACCTATAATTTTCTCATCGCAATGTTACGTTTGCAGGTgattggaaaatatttgcatgAGATGTATTATGCGGTGCCCCGTCTACCGAATGGAGAAGCGTTATATTTTCCCGACCTCAGCTATTTCGTTCAATTTGACAACACCAGTGAATCTTTCGTGTACTCATACAACACCAAAGGGGAGTTCCCGTAAGAACCGGGTTTTCCGATTTTGTgatttaagtgtttaaattgtgtagtttgtttttattcaacaataacaaacaaaaagctTGCGTTTTGTACTCGGGCATATACGCACTTTGCGGGTGTCCCCAGATTTGCAAACCTGCGATAAAATGTATCATCCTATGAAGCAAAGTTCCATATATGACTAAGAGTGgctaaaaacaattaataagcAACTTCATGAATTGATCAGGCCCTTTGTGACATCAATTTAGAGCTTTTTTCTAGAatataacaaaagaaacaacatGGATATGCCCAGTAGTGAATATTTAGAcgaaaatgttttacttatacACAAGGTTTAAGCATAAACGACAATAAACTAAGTACATAAAACATCCCAAGACACCTCAAACATACCATACATGTATCACCAATTTTTACCACCTAGAAACTGTCAGGGATACTGAATTCATCATATatatacttttgaaaaacatagtTTGGTTCATATGACTCATTTGAAAACTGAGTATGCTCCTAATCCATTTTGAATTCCATAGAAATACATTATTCTGATTATTCCGTTGATTAATTTGCCTCGAATTTcgtaaaaacaatatattttttctcatttcagCTTGAATGGAGAACGGATGGAATGTATCAGACGATCTGACACACTCCCCCAGGAAAGTCCCTACAACAGAGCTGAATTTAGACTATTTAGCGAGAGCGGTAAGATTAAGGGGCTAGATGCACGAAAAAGACGAAAGCATTATTCACTGCTCGTTAAAAAGTAATGCGAATAGAAAGCAATAGTAGCAACAATTTTATTGAAGGCTGTAACGCAATTGCTGTGTCTGTTATTCGACGGAAGGATTTCTTTATGAAGCATGTCCAAAACGTTGAGTTATCTTTGCgttttattgtgttttcagtaatatttcaaatataccTTGATTGTGTTTGTGTCGAAATAGTATGGTCACGAGACTAAATTTAAACCGAGATACAATAATACTAGTATTTGATTTGTTAAACTGTAAAATCTAAAACCTCATTGGCATTATGTTTCCAATTATACTGGTAAAAATCAAATTGTAGTCCAttgaaaagttgtttttaaaatctaTTGCGGAAAACTGCCGCGAAATAAGCGGCGCATTCATCAAAAACAGTATTGACCTACTCCTTTTATAGGTGATGGCGTGCAAATAATCTGGAGCTCTTGCCCAAGCCAGTATGTTTGGGTACTACGCTGCTACGCCCCAAACAACGCCCACTGCGACGTCTTAAGTGCTAACATTGGACTACTTGTACATTCCATCCCAGACGACCTACCCTGGCCTCTGGTGCTCAACGATCTTAAGGATACGCAGGTGGAGATGGGCAACAATGCCTTTAAGTGGTTTTATACCTTTGGAGAGACATGTAAGTTTGTTTCTCTGTTTATGATGCTTTAGAACCGAAGCATATACTCGCTTACGTCGtaagtctgagtttgagactcagaTTCAGAAAATCGAATTCTTAAATTTCAatcttatatttattatagttgaacaataaaatcaacataACGAAAACGTATTTTGGCATAAAAAAGACGGATCTTTCTACGTGTGATCCAACATTTTTGTGTGGTGTCGAGCCATTTTTAAAAGGTGCTTTAGACGGCATCATAATCCAGTTATTCTTATACATGCTTATACATCTTTTACAACTTGCAAGGCTCAATGGGGTCTTCCGAGCCAAATCAGTAAAAAAGATGAACGTCTTGTTAATAAACCTAAACAAGTAGCAGTAATAGCTAATGACTACAGCCACTCAATGGCGGGTAAGCGATGATGCGTTCGGTGATGACAATTGGTTTGTTAACAATACAGGccagaaatattttgaattcgACGAGCGACAAACCAAACACGACACAAAATTAATCTAAGATATCTCATATCTGTTAAGTCAAGAATATCGGCTTATATGTCTTAGCtataaaaaattatttgtcaATATCTACAATTATTACCACGGGAAACAGCCATTGGTTTATATGTACCTTTGGGTCCGTTTCACAGTGCTACTCAAACCGTTCAGGCCAATACAAAACCAGGTAAAATCTGGTTCAAACAACAGCCTGCTGGATAGAATCACTGAACTTCTTCAAGAAACGCATGGCAATTTCTGCTTGATTATACGATTAAAAGCGCCAAACGAATCACAGCGCAGGAAGTCATGTTGTCGAGAAATTGTCCGAAAATAACTTCCTTGTCAACC
The DNA window shown above is from Mya arenaria isolate MELC-2E11 chromosome 6, ASM2691426v1 and carries:
- the LOC128238882 gene encoding uncharacterized protein LOC128238882, with the protein product MGFENFVLLAFVNIFVMPSLTTAMCDTGMPVSSLKLPRGMHIDALNAQVIGKYLHEMYYAVPRLPNGEALYFPDLSYFVQFDNTSESFVYSYNTKGEFPLNGERMECIRRSDTLPQESPYNRAEFRLFSESGDGVQIIWSSCPSQYVWVLRCYAPNNAHCDVLSANIGLLVHSIPDDLPWPLVLNDLKDTQVEMGNNAFKWFYTFGETSRCIEC